The stretch of DNA GCCAACCGAAGGAGAACCCAACACCAAAATCTAAATCGACGTGCCAGCTCAACAATAAACCCCAGGGGCTTCAAAGCCCTTTTCTCTTAACCTGACTGGTACACTATTGCGCCGCTATCTGGCACATTTTCTCTCCGCCATTGACACATAGTACTGCGGCACTTTGCGATCGTCGGTGAGCTTCAGTTGCTCGCGCAGGATTTGATAGAGATGCTCGCCGGCTTTGACCCGATAGAGATTAGTCGTGCCTTTACCAGGCTGAGGTCGTTCCGCCGCGGCGCTCGCTGGCGCGCCTCGGGCCAACAGTTCTGAGCGCAAAGGAATAAAAACTTTATCGCCGATGCGCAAGGTGTCGATATTTTTGATCTGTGGGTTGAGGCCGCGAATAATCACAACGTAGGCACTAAATTGTTTTCCCGAGAGCCTTTCCCTTCAACCAAGATACGCCACAGGGAATCGCCCGGACCGATTTGTCGATCCTCGCCTTCCACTGCCTTACCTTGGAACAATCGGGTGTTGACCGACTTGCGCAGAGCGATTTCAGGCGGCGTACTCTCCTGGCCGCCGGCCGGCGAAGCAACATTCACCAACAGCGAACAGGCAGCACTCGATAAAAGCCGCAATAAGCTGCGCGTCATTTTACTTTCCATACGGCTCCTCCCGGCGTGTCTTCAATGATGACGCCGCTCGCCGCCAGTTGGTTGCGAATGGAATCGGCCTCGGCCCAATTTTTCGCTTTGCGCGCCAGCTCCCGTTCGGCGATGCGCATTTCGATCTGCTCCCGGCTCACCGTTGCTTTTCTAAGCCAGCGTTCCTTCTTGCGCTCGAAGTAGCCATCTTGCAACAGACCGAGGCCGTCGCATATGGCACGCAGCGCCGCCAGGCGTGGCTCCAGGCCGCGGCTCTTATTCTCGTCGAGTAAACGATTGAGCGTGCGCACTTCGTCAAAGATCAACGCCAGCGCCCGCGGCGTGTTGAAGTCATCGTCCATTTCTTGGCGAAACGCCTCGATGATCGACGCTTCCGGCGGCGCGCTAGTTTTTACCGCCCGGCCGGCACGCTCGATGGTGTCGTAAATTCGATCCGTCGCACTGCCCGCTTCTTCGAGTCCGTCTTGGGAAAAATCCATCGGGCTGCGATAATGGCTCGATAAAAAATAATGGCGCAAGGCCGCGGCGTCGAAATTTTCCAGGATCTCGTGGATGGTGAAAAAATTCCCCAGCGACTTGGACATCTTTTCTTGATTGATATTGAGAAAGCCGTTGTGAATCCAATAGCGCGCCAACCTTTCGCCGCTGGCGCCTTCGGACTGGGCGATCTCGTTTTCATGGTGCGGAAAAATCAGATCGCGCCCGCCGCCGTGAATATCGAAGGGCTGGCCCAAATATTTCGTGCTCATGGCCGAGCACTCGATATGCCAGCCGGGCCGGCCCGAACCCCAAGGACTGTCCCATGTCGGCTCCCCGGGCTTACTCGATTTCCACAAAGCGAAATCGAGCGGCGAACGTTTGCGCACATCGACTTCCACCCGCGCACCGGCTTCCAGCTCGTCGATTTTTTTGCCCGACAGTTTGCCGTAAGAAGCGAACCCCGCGACGGCGTAAAAAACATCGCCATCGATATTGTACGCCAGCCCCTTGGCTTCTAACTGTTGAATGATCGCGATGATCTCGCCGATATGTTGGGTCGCGCGCGGCTCGACGGTAGGCGGCAATAAACCCAACATCGCGCCGTCGCGGTTGAACTCGGCAATGTAGCGATCGGTGATCGCCGTGCAGCTCACGCCTTCTTGGTTGGCGCGCTTGATGATCTTGTCATCGACATCGGTAAAGTTGCGCGCGTAGGTGACATCGTAACCGGAATATTTTAAATAGCGGCAGATTACGTCGAAGGTGAGCAAAAAGCGGCAATGACCCATGTGGGCGGAATCGTAAACCGTCACGCCGCACACATACATGCGCACTTTGCCCGGAGTGAGCGGCGTAAAGATTTCTTTTTCGCCGCTCAAAGTATTGAGAATTTTTAGCGCCATGGGAACGGAATGTCATCTTACGGCAGGATTTGGTTTTTGCAAGTGAATCCCGTCCCATTCACTTGATTCGGATGGCAAAACAGCATAGATCAAAAGCCTATGAATTTCGCCAAGCCTTACCAAGATCTCAGAGAATTTATCGCCGCTCTCGACGATCAGCAAAAACTCTATCGCATCGCTAAGGAAATCAACAAGGACAGCGAACTCCAACCGCTGGTGCGCTGGCAATATCGCGGCGGCATCGCCGAATCAGCTCGGCGCGGATTTTTATTTGAAAATGTCGTCGACGGCAAAAAGCATAAGTACAACTGCCGAGTCCTGGTCGGCGGCCTGTCGGGCTCAGAGGCGATTTACAGCTTGGGCATGAAGTGCCAGCCGGAAGAAGTTCCGGACCGTTGGATTCACGCGCTGGATAATTTAATCCCGCCGGTCATGGTCGACGGCGGCCCGGCCCAAGAAGAAGTTCACATGGGCGCCGAACTGCTCGCCCATGGTGGGATTAACGAATTCGCGATTCCGATTTCCACTCCAGGTTTCGATAACGGTCCCTACATCACCGCCGGCCACTGGATCACCAAAGATCCCGAAACCGGGCAGCGCAACGTCGGCAACTACCGCGGTCTGATCAAGGGACCCGATTGCGCCGGCCTCATGACCGGCACACCGCAGGATTTGTCGAATCAGTGGGAAAAATGCCGGCGCATGGGCAAGCCGTTGGAAGTCGCAATCGTTGTCGGCACCATCCCGGTGGTTTCCTACGCCGCGACGCAAAAAGTTCCGCCCGATGTCGACGAGCTGGCATTAGCCGGCGGTCTCCAGGGCGCGCCGGTGCAGCTGATTAAATGCAAGACCATCGACATTGAAGTGCCGGCGACTTCGGAAATCGTCTTGGAGGGAATTATCCCGACCAAGTACATGGAAGAAGAAGGTCCCTATGGCGAGTCCATGGGCTACATCGATCCGCGCACGCTAAGTTTAATGTTCGAACTAAAATGCGTCACGCACCGGAAAAATCCCATCTGGGTGTCGATCATCAGCCAAGTGACGCCGAGCGAAAGCTCCAAGATCAAAGCGATGGGCATGTCCACGCTGATTAAGCGTTACTTGATCAAGAAAGGCTTCGACAGCGTGCACGATGTTCACTTGATCGAGCCGTTAGTTAACCTGCGTCCCTATGTCGCCGTCAGCCTTAAGAAACGCAACGATGAAGAGCCGGGGCAAGTGATGCAAGCAATTTTGGATTACGGCGACCGGGTCGGCAAGATGGTGGTTGCCTGCGACGAAGACATCAACATCAAAGATCCGGTCGCGGTCACCTGGGCTATCACGCATCGCTCGCAACCGCACAAAGATTTTAAAATTATTGCGGACCGACCGTTCGGCGCCACGCCCATCGGCATGGTCTGCACTCATCCGTCGAGCCGCTACGACAACTGCGAGTCATCGGTACTGATCGACGCCACGCGCAAAGCCGACTTTCCGCCGTTGTCACTGCCGAAAAAAGAATTCATGGTGCGCGCCAAAGAACTGTGGGAAGAGTTGGGCTTGCCGAATTTGGAACCGCAGGAGCCTT from Deltaproteobacteria bacterium encodes:
- a CDS encoding cysteine--tRNA ligase, whose translation is MALKILNTLSGEKEIFTPLTPGKVRMYVCGVTVYDSAHMGHCRFLLTFDVICRYLKYSGYDVTYARNFTDVDDKIIKRANQEGVSCTAITDRYIAEFNRDGAMLGLLPPTVEPRATQHIGEIIAIIQQLEAKGLAYNIDGDVFYAVAGFASYGKLSGKKIDELEAGARVEVDVRKRSPLDFALWKSSKPGEPTWDSPWGSGRPGWHIECSAMSTKYLGQPFDIHGGGRDLIFPHHENEIAQSEGASGERLARYWIHNGFLNINQEKMSKSLGNFFTIHEILENFDAAALRHYFLSSHYRSPMDFSQDGLEEAGSATDRIYDTIERAGRAVKTSAPPEASIIEAFRQEMDDDFNTPRALALIFDEVRTLNRLLDENKSRGLEPRLAALRAICDGLGLLQDGYFERKKERWLRKATVSREQIEMRIAERELARKAKNWAEADSIRNQLAASGVIIEDTPGGAVWKVK
- a CDS encoding UbiD family decarboxylase encodes the protein MNFAKPYQDLREFIAALDDQQKLYRIAKEINKDSELQPLVRWQYRGGIAESARRGFLFENVVDGKKHKYNCRVLVGGLSGSEAIYSLGMKCQPEEVPDRWIHALDNLIPPVMVDGGPAQEEVHMGAELLAHGGINEFAIPISTPGFDNGPYITAGHWITKDPETGQRNVGNYRGLIKGPDCAGLMTGTPQDLSNQWEKCRRMGKPLEVAIVVGTIPVVSYAATQKVPPDVDELALAGGLQGAPVQLIKCKTIDIEVPATSEIVLEGIIPTKYMEEEGPYGESMGYIDPRTLSLMFELKCVTHRKNPIWVSIISQVTPSESSKIKAMGMSTLIKRYLIKKGFDSVHDVHLIEPLVNLRPYVAVSLKKRNDEEPGQVMQAILDYGDRVGKMVVACDEDINIKDPVAVTWAITHRSQPHKDFKIIADRPFGATPIGMVCTHPSSRYDNCESSVLIDATRKADFPPLSLPKKEFMVRAKELWEELGLPNLEPQEPWHGYLMGYWPDDLSEEADLAAKSEHEKVWERLRQTRVEVGEGDTMKTMRARWGKTHSGRSV